The following proteins come from a genomic window of Candidatus Binataceae bacterium:
- the tsaE gene encoding tRNA (adenosine(37)-N6)-threonylcarbamoyltransferase complex ATPase subunit type 1 TsaE, with protein sequence MTFVIETRSAHETKSWGRRLASVLEGGELLGLMGDLGAGKTCFVKGLATGLNLREGDILSPTFTMIQEHRGRVPLYHIDLYRLEEAGLDDLGLREYLFTPGVAAVEWFERLREADELEVLSVRISYVGPSARRIEFVAGSDRYAQLLERLRSRFA encoded by the coding sequence GTGACGTTCGTCATCGAAACCCGCTCCGCACATGAGACTAAAAGCTGGGGCCGGCGGCTCGCGTCGGTGCTCGAGGGCGGAGAGCTGCTCGGACTGATGGGCGATCTCGGCGCGGGCAAGACCTGCTTCGTCAAGGGGCTTGCAACGGGGCTCAATCTCCGCGAAGGAGACATCCTGAGTCCCACCTTCACGATGATCCAGGAGCATCGCGGCCGCGTCCCCCTCTATCATATCGACCTCTATCGCCTCGAGGAGGCCGGCCTCGACGACCTCGGGTTGCGTGAATACCTGTTCACGCCGGGTGTGGCCGCGGTCGAGTGGTTCGAGCGGTTGCGCGAGGCCGATGAGCTGGAAGTTCTCTCGGTACGGATAAGCTACGTGGGCCCGAGCGCGCGCCGGATCGAGTTCGTCGCAGGCTCCGACCGCTACGCGCAGTTGTTGGAACGCCTGCGCTCGCGGTTTGCCTGA
- a CDS encoding NAD(P)H-hydrate dehydratase, which produces MKLLNAAESRELDRLSQEKYGVAPYSLMTRAGEAVAAAAIRRWRHAVHQGVLVVAGRGNNGGDGMVAARALMGEQVPVRAILLASASALKGDAARAHAEFVSHGGRVVEIGDEGELDAAMDARPGVIIDAIFGTGLNAEVRGLPRRAIEALNHAGAPVLAVDIASGVDSDSGAVMGAAVRAALTVTFGFAKFGHVSYPGAELCGDLEIAEVGFAPAAIAEIAPHGRFFDAAEARPYLRRRPQNSHKGNFGHVMVVAGGRGKSGAAILAGRGALRLGAGLVTAAIPETVGAIVAAGQAELMTEPVADRDGHFDGREAPRVLAKLIEGKDALAVGPGIGQSDDTRALMEWLIAEGAAPRRPMLIDADGLNAVALIGAGALRRAAGPVVLTPHPGEAARLLGMTTGEVNANRIGAARRLSDLSGAAVLLKGARTVIAGSGGEVYVNASGNPGMATAGMGDVLSGMIGALLAQRLAPLDALALGAFLHGYAADRLAARIGPVGYLAGDLADELPSALASLAASGA; this is translated from the coding sequence GTGAAGCTGCTCAACGCTGCCGAGAGCCGCGAACTCGACCGTCTTAGCCAGGAAAAATATGGCGTCGCGCCGTACTCGCTGATGACGCGTGCGGGTGAGGCGGTCGCCGCTGCGGCAATACGCCGATGGCGACACGCGGTGCATCAGGGCGTGCTGGTGGTCGCGGGCAGGGGCAACAACGGCGGCGACGGGATGGTCGCGGCGCGTGCGCTGATGGGCGAGCAGGTGCCGGTGCGCGCGATCCTGCTCGCGAGCGCGTCGGCGCTCAAAGGCGACGCGGCCCGCGCGCATGCGGAGTTCGTCAGCCACGGCGGGCGGGTTGTCGAAATTGGCGACGAGGGCGAACTCGATGCGGCGATGGATGCGCGGCCGGGCGTGATCATCGATGCGATCTTCGGCACCGGGCTTAACGCCGAGGTGCGCGGATTGCCGCGCCGCGCGATCGAAGCGCTGAATCATGCAGGCGCTCCGGTGCTCGCGGTCGATATCGCTTCGGGCGTCGACTCGGATAGCGGCGCGGTGATGGGCGCGGCCGTGCGCGCGGCGCTGACGGTCACTTTCGGTTTTGCGAAATTCGGCCACGTTTCGTACCCGGGCGCGGAGTTGTGCGGCGACTTGGAGATCGCGGAGGTCGGATTCGCGCCCGCCGCGATCGCCGAGATCGCGCCGCACGGCAGGTTTTTCGACGCGGCCGAGGCGCGCCCTTATCTGCGGCGGCGTCCGCAAAATTCGCACAAGGGCAACTTCGGCCACGTGATGGTGGTCGCGGGCGGCCGCGGCAAGTCGGGCGCTGCGATCCTGGCCGGTCGCGGCGCGCTCCGGCTGGGCGCGGGGCTGGTGACTGCCGCGATTCCGGAAACCGTCGGAGCGATCGTAGCGGCGGGGCAGGCGGAGCTGATGACCGAACCGGTCGCCGACCGCGATGGACATTTCGACGGACGGGAAGCGCCGCGCGTTCTCGCGAAGCTTATCGAAGGCAAGGATGCGCTCGCAGTCGGGCCGGGAATCGGCCAGAGCGACGATACGCGCGCGCTGATGGAGTGGCTTATTGCAGAGGGCGCGGCGCCGCGCCGGCCGATGCTGATCGATGCCGACGGCCTAAACGCGGTCGCGCTGATTGGTGCGGGTGCGCTCAGGCGCGCAGCCGGTCCAGTCGTCCTGACGCCTCATCCGGGCGAGGCCGCGCGTCTCCTAGGGATGACCACGGGGGAGGTCAACGCCAACCGTATCGGCGCGGCGCGGCGCCTTAGCGATCTAAGCGGTGCGGCAGTCCTGCTTAAGGGGGCGCGCACCGTTATCGCGGGCTCGGGCGGCGAGGTCTATGTCAACGCGAGCGGCAATCCCGGGATGGCGACCGCGGGGATGGGCGACGTGCTCTCCGGGATGATCGGTGCGCTCCTGGCGCAGCGGCTGGCGCCGCTCGACGCGCTCGCCCTGGGCGCCTTCCTTCACGGCTATGCCGCCGATCGGCTGGCCGCAAGGATTGGCCCGGTCGGCTATCTGGCCGGCGACCTTGCCGACGAACTGCCGTCGGCGCTGGCTTCGCTTGCGGCGTCCGGCGCTTGA
- a CDS encoding pyridoxine 5'-phosphate synthase, whose product MPLLGVNIDHVATLRQARRADYPDPVEAALAAERAGAAAITFHLREDRRHIQDHDLLRLRQEVHVRLNQELAPVDEMVELALKIHPHEVCLVPERREEITTEGGLDAAAMRARLAPIIENFKQAGIGVSLFIDPEPRQIETAAALGADFVEIHTGAYANLADKDLAERYLSGVAPPRALKAARVKPSEATAAELHKIRAAVKAARVAGLKANAGHGLNYGNVAPIAAIAGIQWLHIGHAIVARAIAAGMSRAVSEMLALVDTERAAAPQARARGVSAPRR is encoded by the coding sequence ATGCCCCTGCTCGGCGTCAATATCGACCACGTCGCCACGCTGCGCCAGGCGCGGCGCGCGGATTATCCCGACCCGGTTGAAGCCGCACTCGCCGCTGAGCGGGCGGGAGCCGCCGCGATCACTTTCCATCTCCGCGAGGACCGCCGTCACATCCAGGATCACGACCTCCTGCGTTTGCGTCAGGAGGTTCACGTCCGCCTTAACCAGGAACTGGCGCCGGTGGACGAGATGGTCGAGCTCGCGCTGAAAATTCACCCGCACGAAGTTTGCCTCGTGCCCGAGCGGCGCGAGGAGATCACCACCGAGGGCGGCCTCGACGCCGCCGCCATGAGGGCGCGCCTTGCCCCGATCATCGAAAACTTCAAACAAGCGGGCATCGGCGTGTCGCTCTTTATCGATCCGGAGCCGCGTCAGATCGAGACGGCGGCCGCGCTGGGCGCGGACTTCGTCGAAATTCACACCGGTGCCTACGCCAACCTCGCCGATAAGGATCTCGCCGAGCGCTACCTGAGCGGCGTAGCCCCTCCGCGCGCGCTCAAGGCGGCCAGGGTAAAACCCAGCGAGGCGACGGCGGCGGAGTTGCACAAGATTCGTGCGGCGGTGAAGGCCGCGCGCGTCGCCGGACTCAAAGCGAATGCCGGCCACGGGCTCAACTACGGCAATGTCGCCCCGATCGCCGCCATCGCGGGAATCCAGTGGCTCCATATCGGTCACGCGATCGTCGCGCGCGCGATTGCGGCCGGGATGAGCCGTGCGGTGAGCGAGATGCTGGCGCTGGTCGATACGGAACGCGCCGCGGCGCCGCAGGCTCGCGCGCGAGGCGTCAGCGCTCCGCGGCGCTGA
- the glmM gene encoding phosphoglucosamine mutase, with protein MANRLFGTDGVRGVANAEPITSETALKLGRALAHVLKTQPARHHRVLIGKDTRLSGYMLETAMASGICSMGADVWLVGPLPTPGIAFLARSMRADAGVVISASHNPFEDNGIKFFSREGFKLDDETERRIEELVFDDGALAHLRARAGDIGKAARIDDAIGRYLVFLKGCVPRAMTFDGLKVVVDCANGAAYKVAPDALTELGADVVALGVDPDGKNINLGCGALHPEKLREAVLREGAHAGIAFDGDADRVLLIDERGEPFDGDDVMATIGTRMAGAGRLAGGVVVATVMSNLGLELALRTKGARLVRTEVGDPAVAREMRLGGYNLGGEQSGHVIFMDHSTTGDGIITALMILTLMVETGRPLSELRAMRRVPQVMENIEVAARVPLAEMPDVQRLIADVEKRLGANGRLLVRYSGTEMLARVMIEGEDDAEIGALAREIGAAIGKHARRARA; from the coding sequence ATGGCTAACAGGCTTTTCGGCACCGACGGCGTGCGCGGCGTCGCCAATGCCGAACCGATCACTTCCGAAACCGCGCTCAAGCTGGGACGGGCGCTGGCGCATGTGCTCAAGACTCAGCCGGCGCGCCATCATCGCGTCCTGATCGGCAAGGACACGCGCCTTTCGGGATACATGCTGGAGACCGCGATGGCCTCGGGAATTTGCTCGATGGGCGCCGACGTATGGCTGGTCGGGCCGCTCCCCACCCCGGGAATCGCGTTTCTCGCCCGCAGCATGCGCGCCGACGCCGGCGTGGTGATCTCGGCCTCGCACAATCCCTTCGAGGACAACGGCATCAAGTTCTTTTCGCGCGAGGGATTCAAGCTTGACGACGAAACCGAGCGGCGGATCGAGGAGCTGGTCTTCGACGACGGCGCGCTAGCCCATCTTCGCGCGCGCGCCGGCGACATCGGCAAGGCGGCCCGAATCGACGACGCGATCGGCCGCTACCTCGTCTTCCTGAAGGGTTGCGTGCCGCGCGCGATGACCTTCGACGGGCTCAAAGTGGTGGTCGATTGCGCCAACGGCGCGGCCTACAAGGTCGCGCCCGACGCGCTGACCGAGTTGGGCGCCGACGTCGTCGCCCTAGGCGTCGATCCCGACGGCAAGAACATCAATCTCGGCTGCGGCGCGCTCCATCCGGAGAAACTGCGCGAGGCGGTGCTGCGCGAGGGCGCCCATGCCGGTATCGCGTTCGACGGCGACGCCGACCGCGTGCTGCTCATCGACGAGCGCGGCGAGCCTTTCGACGGCGACGACGTGATGGCGACGATCGGGACCCGGATGGCCGGCGCGGGACGGCTCGCCGGAGGCGTGGTGGTCGCCACCGTGATGAGCAATCTCGGACTTGAGCTTGCGCTGCGCACCAAGGGGGCGCGGCTGGTGCGCACCGAGGTGGGCGATCCGGCCGTCGCGCGCGAGATGCGGCTGGGCGGCTACAACCTCGGCGGCGAGCAGTCCGGCCACGTCATCTTCATGGACCATTCGACCACCGGCGACGGGATCATAACCGCGCTGATGATATTGACCTTGATGGTCGAGACGGGGCGTCCGCTGAGCGAGCTGCGCGCGATGCGCCGCGTGCCGCAGGTGATGGAGAATATCGAGGTGGCGGCGCGCGTGCCGCTTGCCGAGATGCCCGACGTGCAGCGGCTGATCGCGGATGTCGAAAAGCGCCTCGGCGCCAATGGCCGCCTGCTGGTGCGCTACTCGGGCACCGAGATGCTCGCGCGCGTCATGATCGAAGGCGAGGACGACGCCGAGATCGGCGCGCTCGCGCGCGAAATCGGCGCGGCGATCGGCAAACACGCGCGCCGCGCGCGAGCCTGA